A DNA window from Mya arenaria isolate MELC-2E11 chromosome 17, ASM2691426v1 contains the following coding sequences:
- the LOC128224315 gene encoding complement C1q-like protein 4 yields the protein MGTMLGGGCIGNDQEQIECNIKPCDTVVLFYAHGPKAMSISFAETIVYGSLTIDYGGGYNSANGVFTAPHEGLYLFTSQVCIQPGHYAYTGITKEGVVFQASLVGLNNDYTCSSMQAAINMRVGEKVWVHATNSSKIYESRESKCSFSGMLIKP from the coding sequence ATGGGGACAATGCTTGGGGGAGGATGCATTGGCAACGACCAGGAACAGATAGAGTGTAACATTAAACCATGTGACACAGTTGTTCTGTTCTATGCGCACGGTCCTAAAGCCATGTCTATATCTTTTGCTGAAACTATAGTGTATGGATCGCTTACCATTGATTACGGGGGAGGTTACAATTCAGCAAATGGTGTGTTTACCGCTCCGCACGAgggtttgtatttgtttacatcgCAAGTTTGTATACAGCCTGGACACTACGCTTACACGGGAATAACTAAAGAGGGGGTTGTTTTTCAGGCGTCATTGGTGGGACTTAATAATGACTACACATGCAGCAGTATGCAAGCTGCCATAAATATGCGTGTTGGGGAAAAAGTCTGGGTCCATGCAACAAATTCTTCCAAAATTTACGAAAGCAGGGAATCGAAATGTAGTTTTAGTGGGATGTTAATAAAACCCTGA